From the Desulfuromonas sp. genome, one window contains:
- a CDS encoding YicC family protein, translating to MLKSMTGYGKGEAEGGGFSVSVEARSVNHRFSDISLKAPRFMLPLENGIRKRVSEVVNRGKVDLFVQVGQDDAAGGAPEVNFAVADSYVEIFKSLTEKYGLSTEIPLELLVGQKDVIGVKEISVEDSVLPELTMQALATALDAMQQMRQTEGEAMKADVAMRLGNLRGLLADISGRAPLVVNEWQEKLKERLARLPDDVAVDPQRVAQEIAIFADRCDISEELARFSSHLDQYEALLDSDEPIGRKMDFIAQELNREANTMGSKSNDADLTQLVVAAKAELEKVREQIQNIE from the coding sequence ATGCTTAAAAGTATGACCGGATATGGCAAGGGTGAAGCCGAGGGCGGCGGTTTTTCAGTATCAGTGGAAGCCCGCAGCGTTAATCACCGTTTCAGTGATATCTCCCTGAAGGCTCCGCGTTTTATGTTGCCTCTCGAAAATGGTATCAGGAAGCGGGTGTCGGAAGTGGTCAATCGTGGCAAGGTCGATCTTTTTGTTCAGGTGGGCCAGGACGATGCTGCGGGGGGCGCTCCGGAAGTCAATTTTGCGGTGGCCGATTCTTACGTTGAAATATTCAAGTCACTGACCGAAAAATATGGGCTTTCAACCGAGATTCCGCTCGAGCTTTTGGTCGGGCAGAAGGACGTTATAGGCGTCAAGGAAATTTCAGTCGAGGATTCGGTACTACCGGAATTGACCATGCAGGCACTTGCAACAGCCCTTGATGCTATGCAGCAGATGCGGCAGACTGAGGGTGAGGCGATGAAGGCTGATGTTGCCATGCGTCTCGGTAATCTGAGAGGCCTGCTCGCGGATATTTCTGGCCGGGCACCGCTGGTTGTTAACGAGTGGCAGGAAAAACTGAAAGAACGACTCGCCCGATTGCCGGATGATGTTGCCGTCGATCCCCAGCGTGTCGCCCAGGAAATAGCAATTTTTGCTGATCGCTGTGATATCAGCGAAGAACTGGCCCGTTTTTCCAGTCATCTTGATCAGTATGAAGCACTTCTTGATTCCGATGAACCGATCGGGCGCAAGATGGATTTCATTGCCCAGGAACTGAACCGCGAGGCGAATACCATGGGTTCGAAATCGAATGATGCCGACCTGACTCAGCTCGTTGTTGCCGCCAAAGCCGAGCTGGAAAAAGTGCGTGAACAGATTCAGAACATTGAATAA
- a CDS encoding 3-deoxy-D-manno-octulosonic acid kinase, with the protein MERVGKLSLSSEPQIVIDGQFHILFDPELCESPSADLFNVERLKGQGVIGATTGGRGASCIIRFPDRTWVLRHYRRGGLVSKVLNDQYFGLNREKCRSWSEWQLLHQLFREGFPVPRPVAASYWPGCGYYRAALITEYLPETRTLAETLSQGPLPDAVWAEIGRCVARFHQRGVYHADLNAHNIMLDRQQDIYILDFDKGEIRAPGRWQDTNLKRLLRSLNKLADENPKLNIRPNDWDALLTGYENG; encoded by the coding sequence GTGGAGAGGGTAGGGAAATTGTCATTAAGCAGCGAACCTCAAATAGTTATTGATGGTCAGTTCCACATTCTGTTCGATCCTGAATTGTGCGAATCGCCATCGGCCGACCTTTTTAACGTTGAACGCCTCAAAGGTCAAGGAGTTATTGGTGCGACGACTGGTGGTCGTGGTGCCAGCTGTATCATCCGTTTCCCGGACCGGACCTGGGTCTTGCGCCATTATCGTCGAGGCGGCCTGGTCAGTAAAGTTCTCAATGATCAATATTTCGGTTTGAATCGTGAGAAATGTCGTTCCTGGTCCGAATGGCAGTTGCTGCATCAACTTTTCCGGGAAGGATTCCCCGTACCGCGTCCTGTTGCCGCATCTTACTGGCCCGGTTGCGGGTATTACCGGGCGGCCCTGATCACCGAATATCTTCCGGAAACCCGGACCCTGGCCGAGACGCTTTCGCAAGGTCCGCTACCGGATGCGGTCTGGGCCGAAATTGGTCGCTGCGTTGCACGGTTCCATCAGCGTGGTGTTTATCACGCTGACCTCAATGCGCATAACATCATGCTGGACCGTCAACAGGATATTTATATCCTTGATTTCGACAAAGGGGAGATACGGGCACCGGGTCGCTGGCAAGATACCAATCTAAAACGATTGTTACGTTCCTTGAATAAATTGGCAGATGAGAATCCAAAGCTTAATATCAGGCCAAATGACTGGGACGCTTTACTGACCGGTTATGAAAATGGGTGA
- a CDS encoding glycosyltransferase, with translation MKKIIFVLPDLSGGGAEKAVLNLYKVFESHLDYECHIVTLSSGVSHEVDPGCRIHYLNEVQKVSKKGFKRLTYRKKICFAVDDYIENNFGKGCIVLSNMMFADKVMSKSRHNVIHIIHSVYGESLLSGKNIIRKFFIQKNLENVYGSHPLVFVSQGACKSFCENFKSNVPKYVIYNPINQDELLKLAEKDEINIEGKYILHLGRFNREKRHDRLLKAFAKINSCAKLVLLGEGKLQSSVFEMAQDMGLKGRVVFAGFQKNPYPYIKNASLLVLSSDFEALPTVVLEGASLGVPVVATNCPGGIEEIVGGDSPSLVPLEEEALTEAIQDALCEPQKYISLLDHKFSEKFAAEKYYEIFSSV, from the coding sequence ATGAAGAAAATTATATTTGTATTACCTGATCTCAGCGGCGGGGGAGCGGAAAAGGCTGTCCTGAATTTATATAAAGTATTTGAATCGCATCTCGACTATGAATGCCATATCGTGACGCTGAGTTCGGGTGTTTCCCATGAAGTAGATCCTGGCTGCCGGATTCACTATCTTAACGAAGTTCAGAAAGTCAGTAAAAAAGGTTTTAAAAGACTTACCTACAGAAAGAAAATTTGTTTTGCTGTAGATGATTATATTGAGAATAATTTTGGGAAGGGTTGTATCGTTCTCTCCAATATGATGTTTGCTGATAAGGTTATGTCGAAAAGTCGACATAACGTCATTCACATCATTCACAGTGTCTATGGAGAATCATTACTTTCGGGAAAAAACATCATCAGAAAGTTCTTTATTCAAAAAAACCTGGAAAACGTTTATGGATCTCATCCTTTGGTTTTTGTTTCACAGGGGGCATGCAAAAGTTTTTGCGAAAATTTCAAGTCGAATGTTCCAAAATATGTGATCTACAATCCGATTAATCAAGATGAACTGCTCAAACTTGCTGAGAAGGATGAAATCAATATTGAAGGCAAGTACATTCTTCATTTAGGGCGCTTTAATCGTGAAAAGAGACATGACAGGTTGCTTAAAGCTTTCGCAAAAATCAATTCCTGCGCCAAACTAGTATTACTTGGGGAGGGTAAGTTGCAGTCAAGTGTCTTTGAAATGGCTCAGGATATGGGGCTTAAAGGTAGAGTCGTTTTTGCCGGATTCCAGAAAAACCCGTATCCTTACATAAAAAATGCAAGTCTATTGGTTCTTTCCTCCGATTTTGAAGCATTGCCTACAGTTGTTTTGGAAGGAGCTAGTTTGGGGGTGCCAGTTGTTGCAACAAACTGTCCGGGCGGAATAGAAGAGATTGTAGGAGGGGATTCCCCTTCACTTGTTCCACTTGAAGAAGAGGCACTGACCGAGGCAATCCAGGACGCATTATGTGAACCGCAAAAATATATTTCTCTACTCGATCATAAATTCAGCGAAAAATTCGCTGCAGAAAAATATTATGAAATATTTTCGTCGGTTTGA
- a CDS encoding UDP-glucose 6-dehydrogenase has translation MKITIFGSGYVGLVTGACLADAGNDVLCVDVDTAKIEMLNRGDVPIYEPGLSDMIGENMKAGRITFTTDIDAAVEHGLFQFIAVGTPPDEDGSADLQYVKAVAKSIGERLTDYRIIVDKSTVPVGTADTVDAVIRQELDARSLSVDFDVVSNPEFLKEGDAIGDFMKPDRIIVGTDNPRTAELLKTLYAPFNRNHDRMLVMDVRSAELTKYASNAMLATKISFMNELANIAERVGADIEMVRQGIGSDSRIGYSFIYPGAGYGGSCFPKDVQALGRTAAQNNYDAHLLKAVEQVNAEQKELLFKKIKAHFKGDLNGKVIALWGLSFKPNTDDMREAPSRVLMEQLWQAGATVRAYDPEAMEETARIYGDRPELSLVESDYAALQGADALAVLTEWKNFRSPDLARMKESMRQPNIFDGRNIYDPAYMAQEGFTYYGIGRGQAWI, from the coding sequence TTGAAGATTACGATTTTTGGTTCCGGTTATGTCGGTCTGGTCACCGGGGCCTGCCTGGCCGATGCTGGTAACGATGTCCTCTGTGTCGATGTCGACACCGCCAAGATCGAGATGCTGAATCGCGGCGATGTGCCGATCTACGAGCCGGGTCTGTCGGACATGATCGGAGAGAACATGAAGGCCGGTCGTATCACCTTCACGACCGATATCGATGCCGCGGTCGAGCACGGACTGTTCCAGTTTATTGCCGTCGGGACACCGCCGGATGAAGATGGCTCTGCTGATCTGCAGTATGTAAAGGCGGTCGCCAAAAGTATCGGCGAACGTCTGACCGATTACCGGATCATCGTCGACAAGTCGACCGTTCCGGTCGGAACAGCCGATACCGTCGATGCGGTCATCAGACAGGAACTCGATGCCCGAAGCCTGAGTGTCGATTTCGATGTCGTCTCCAATCCCGAATTTCTCAAGGAAGGGGATGCCATCGGCGACTTCATGAAGCCGGACCGGATTATTGTCGGCACCGACAACCCGCGGACGGCCGAACTGCTCAAGACCCTTTATGCCCCGTTCAACCGGAACCATGACCGGATGCTGGTCATGGATGTCCGCTCGGCTGAATTGACCAAGTACGCCTCGAACGCGATGCTGGCAACCAAAATCAGTTTCATGAACGAACTCGCCAACATCGCCGAGCGGGTGGGGGCCGATATCGAAATGGTGCGACAGGGGATCGGTTCCGATTCGCGCATCGGCTATTCGTTTATCTATCCTGGCGCCGGCTATGGCGGTTCCTGTTTTCCCAAGGATGTTCAAGCACTCGGACGAACCGCCGCGCAGAATAATTATGACGCTCATTTGCTGAAAGCTGTCGAACAGGTCAATGCCGAGCAGAAGGAACTCCTTTTCAAAAAGATCAAGGCTCATTTCAAAGGAGACCTGAACGGAAAAGTGATAGCTCTGTGGGGGCTTTCGTTCAAGCCGAATACCGACGATATGCGTGAAGCCCCGAGCCGGGTCCTGATGGAGCAGTTATGGCAGGCCGGAGCGACGGTTCGCGCCTACGATCCAGAAGCTATGGAAGAGACCGCCCGCATCTACGGAGACCGGCCTGAATTGAGCCTGGTCGAATCAGATTATGCGGCCCTGCAGGGGGCCGATGCACTGGCCGTGTTGACCGAATGGAAAAATTTCCGCAGTCCAGACCTGGCCAGGATGAAAGAGTCGATGCGTCAACCGAATATTTTCGATGGTCGGAATATCTATGATCCGGCTTATATGGCACAAGAAGGCTTCACTTACTACGGAATCGGTCGGGGGCAGGCTTGGATATGA
- a CDS encoding glycosyltransferase family 1 protein — translation MKILSLTDTYDRPETEIYISLKKSGIDIELLVRPEPEYPRVQEAGIKTTDFYVNGRFDLKAIMALRRILKKEKYDILHVWNNRAASVGVLASIGLPVKIIDYRGIVGNVSFFSPNSWITYFNPKVKKVVCVADAIRRYFVQMNFLGFKLNPEKFKTIYKGHDQSWYTKDPVDLKQFGIPQGSFVVGFAGRDRPRKGIENLVEAVNLLPEDVDIHLLLVGKIHRRSLLKLIESSPRRDSIHLAGYRNDAPEIAAACSTFALPSLKGEGFPRAVVEAMSYGTVPIVSDRGGNPELPVDGVSGFIIPGGNSKGMAEAILKLYHDPELRKKMGAAARQRIIDNFNHQKTVEITIDLYKEVVSM, via the coding sequence ATGAAAATACTCAGCCTGACCGATACATATGATCGACCAGAAACTGAAATATACATCAGTTTAAAAAAATCCGGAATTGATATTGAGCTGCTCGTCCGACCAGAACCAGAGTATCCAAGAGTTCAAGAGGCAGGAATTAAGACAACTGACTTTTATGTCAATGGTCGATTTGACCTGAAGGCAATTATGGCACTCCGCAGGATTTTAAAAAAAGAAAAATACGACATCCTCCACGTCTGGAACAATCGGGCGGCATCGGTCGGAGTGCTTGCATCAATTGGCTTACCTGTAAAAATCATTGACTATCGGGGAATTGTAGGAAACGTCAGTTTTTTCAGTCCCAATTCCTGGATAACTTACTTCAACCCCAAAGTTAAAAAAGTTGTTTGCGTCGCCGATGCTATTCGTCGTTATTTTGTTCAAATGAACTTTCTCGGATTTAAGCTAAACCCGGAAAAGTTCAAGACCATCTACAAAGGCCACGACCAAAGTTGGTACACAAAAGATCCCGTTGATTTGAAACAATTCGGGATTCCTCAAGGATCCTTTGTCGTCGGATTCGCTGGCAGGGACCGACCGCGAAAAGGAATCGAAAATTTGGTTGAAGCCGTCAATCTACTTCCGGAGGATGTGGACATTCATCTTCTCCTGGTCGGTAAAATTCACCGCAGATCACTTTTGAAATTGATTGAGAGCAGCCCGCGTCGAGACAGTATTCACCTGGCAGGGTATCGCAATGACGCACCGGAAATCGCTGCAGCCTGCAGTACTTTTGCCTTGCCATCACTTAAAGGTGAAGGGTTTCCGCGCGCCGTGGTCGAAGCAATGTCCTACGGAACAGTCCCTATCGTCAGTGACCGAGGAGGCAATCCAGAATTACCCGTTGACGGCGTAAGTGGCTTTATCATTCCGGGAGGAAATTCAAAGGGGATGGCTGAGGCGATATTGAAACTTTACCACGACCCTGAATTGAGAAAAAAAATGGGAGCGGCCGCACGTCAGAGAATCATTGATAATTTCAACCATCAAAAAACTGTTGAAATCACAATTGATCTGTACAAAGAGGTTGTTTCGATGTGA
- a CDS encoding phosphoheptose isomerase (catalyzes the isomerization of sedoheptulose 7-phosphate to D-glycero-D-manno-heptose 7-phosphate), producing the protein MNQTVQQYLAGHNQAIGLIEGMADNIDRAGKLLVDTLRQGHKILVMGNGGSAADAQHLAAELVGRFEAERSGLPALALTTDSSILTAVSNDFGYEAVFARQVEALAVKGDVVIGISTSGHSPNVLQAVKTARGNGCRTIGLLGRDGGDIAAAVDLPLIVAVQQTPHIQEAHGVLVHLLCRIVDQAFSGKN; encoded by the coding sequence ATGAATCAAACAGTTCAGCAGTATCTTGCCGGACACAACCAGGCGATCGGACTGATTGAGGGTATGGCCGATAACATCGACCGCGCCGGAAAGTTGCTGGTCGATACCCTCAGGCAGGGTCATAAAATTCTCGTCATGGGCAATGGCGGCTCCGCGGCCGATGCCCAACACCTGGCAGCCGAACTGGTCGGGCGCTTTGAGGCTGAACGCTCAGGACTGCCGGCGCTGGCGCTGACCACCGACTCCTCGATTCTGACGGCAGTCAGTAACGATTTCGGTTACGAGGCAGTCTTTGCCCGTCAGGTCGAGGCTTTGGCGGTCAAGGGTGATGTGGTGATCGGCATCTCGACCAGCGGCCATTCACCGAATGTGCTGCAGGCTGTTAAAACAGCAAGGGGAAACGGGTGCCGGACCATCGGCCTGCTCGGCCGCGACGGTGGCGATATCGCCGCAGCGGTTGATCTGCCACTGATCGTTGCGGTGCAGCAGACGCCCCATATTCAGGAAGCCCATGGCGTTCTTGTCCATCTGCTCTGCCGGATCGTCGATCAGGCTTTCTCCGGTAAAAATTGA
- a CDS encoding bifunctional heptose 7-phosphate kinase/heptose 1-phosphate adenyltransferase, with product MKRVDVESLIEKLSSLRVLVVGDLMLDEYLWGSAERISPEAPVQVIDLKRSDLRLGGAGNVVNNLRALGCQVSVASVIGDDDNAGLLRKRLALRELDDSGVLTEAGRLTSRKTRVLASNQQIVRIDSESRDAIDTGSESALIEVVADRIDNVDLVLLSDYQKGVLSAKVLSEIISHCRQKKLPVIVDPKGHDFSRYRGATLLTPNRKELMLATGCSLADEGEILATGQQLIQDLDLEYLALTRSEEGISIFSAEGDAVHLPAEAREVYDVTGAGDTVMTLLGVGLAAGLNIADAAWLANVAAGIVVGKVGASTVSPDEILEAAGQRHTDSDRKIKGLPALAKILEQERAGGRKIVFTNGCFDLLHVGHVKYLQKARKLGDLLVLGLNSDESIRRLKGKNRPLICEDERAHILAALDCIDHVVLFSEDTPYELIAAIKPDILAKGEDYAVEDVVGRDVVESYGGRVELVTFEEGKSTTNIIKKVLDQYGHE from the coding sequence ATGAAGCGAGTCGATGTTGAATCCTTGATTGAAAAACTATCCTCTTTACGGGTTCTGGTCGTTGGCGACCTGATGCTGGACGAGTACCTGTGGGGGAGCGCCGAACGGATTTCCCCCGAAGCGCCGGTTCAGGTCATCGATTTGAAACGGAGTGATCTGCGGCTTGGTGGTGCCGGCAATGTTGTCAATAACCTGCGCGCTCTCGGCTGCCAGGTTTCGGTGGCGAGCGTTATTGGAGATGACGATAACGCAGGTCTGTTGCGCAAGCGTCTGGCCTTGCGCGAACTCGATGACTCCGGTGTGTTGACCGAAGCCGGACGGCTGACCAGCCGCAAAACCCGGGTTCTGGCGAGCAATCAGCAGATCGTTAGGATCGACAGTGAAAGCCGCGATGCGATTGATACCGGTTCCGAGAGCGCCCTGATCGAGGTTGTTGCTGACAGAATCGATAACGTCGATCTGGTGTTGCTCTCCGATTATCAGAAGGGTGTGCTAAGCGCCAAGGTTCTGTCAGAAATTATTTCACACTGCCGGCAAAAAAAACTGCCGGTTATCGTCGACCCCAAGGGGCATGACTTTTCCCGATATCGAGGTGCGACACTTTTGACCCCGAATCGCAAGGAACTGATGCTGGCGACCGGATGTTCGCTGGCCGATGAAGGCGAGATCCTCGCCACCGGACAGCAACTGATTCAAGATCTCGATCTTGAATACCTGGCCTTGACCCGAAGCGAAGAGGGGATCAGTATCTTCTCGGCGGAGGGAGATGCGGTTCACCTGCCAGCCGAAGCGCGCGAGGTCTATGATGTGACCGGTGCCGGTGACACGGTGATGACCCTTCTCGGGGTCGGTCTGGCCGCAGGTCTGAATATTGCTGATGCGGCGTGGTTGGCCAACGTCGCTGCCGGCATCGTCGTCGGCAAGGTCGGGGCTTCCACGGTATCACCCGATGAAATTCTCGAAGCGGCCGGACAACGGCACACCGATTCAGATCGCAAGATCAAGGGTCTTCCGGCTCTGGCTAAAATACTCGAACAGGAACGGGCCGGTGGGCGCAAAATCGTCTTTACCAACGGTTGCTTCGATCTGCTGCATGTTGGCCATGTCAAATATCTGCAAAAAGCACGCAAACTAGGTGATCTGCTGGTCCTTGGTCTCAATTCTGATGAATCGATCCGACGCCTCAAAGGTAAGAACCGTCCCCTGATCTGTGAAGATGAACGAGCTCATATTCTGGCCGCACTCGACTGTATTGACCATGTCGTACTCTTCAGTGAAGATACGCCTTACGAGCTGATCGCCGCGATCAAGCCTGATATTCTGGCAAAGGGTGAAGATTACGCAGTAGAAGATGTTGTCGGCAGGGATGTTGTCGAGAGCTACGGTGGCCGGGTTGAGTTGGTCACCTTTGAAGAGGGCAAGTCGACGACCAATATTATAAAAAAAGTCCTTGATCAATATGGGCATGAATAG
- a CDS encoding D-glycero-beta-D-manno-heptose-1,7-bisphosphate 7-phosphatase, translating into MNSPHCRPLRPAVFLDRDGTINVEKHYLYKIEDFEFIAGAPESIRRLKDAGFLVIVITNQSGIGRGYYSLEAVTRLHQHIQKELAAIGTAIDAFYVCPHHPTEGKGQYRIDCACRKPAPGMITQAADELGVDLKCSYLVGDKMADIDAARASGCTPMLVRTGYGSEQLLDLADEDLLTFDTLIDATENILDNTLQS; encoded by the coding sequence ATGAATAGTCCACATTGCCGGCCATTGAGACCAGCAGTGTTCCTCGATCGTGACGGGACAATTAACGTCGAGAAACATTATCTTTACAAAATTGAGGACTTCGAGTTTATTGCCGGAGCACCGGAATCGATCCGGAGGCTGAAGGATGCCGGTTTTCTGGTCATTGTCATCACCAATCAGTCCGGCATTGGTCGCGGCTATTATTCGCTTGAGGCTGTGACAAGGCTGCACCAGCATATCCAGAAAGAGTTAGCTGCTATCGGGACCGCAATCGACGCATTTTACGTCTGCCCGCATCATCCAACCGAGGGTAAGGGCCAATATCGGATAGATTGTGCCTGTCGCAAGCCGGCGCCCGGAATGATTACCCAGGCAGCTGATGAGCTCGGAGTCGATTTGAAGTGCTCATATCTGGTCGGCGACAAGATGGCCGATATTGATGCGGCCCGTGCGTCCGGGTGTACTCCGATGCTGGTTCGGACCGGCTACGGAAGCGAGCAGCTCCTTGACTTGGCTGACGAAGATTTATTGACGTTTGATACGCTTATTGATGCGACTGAGAATATCTTGGATAACACTCTACAATCATAG
- a CDS encoding glycosyl transferase, with translation MTISLPSPPESICILRLSALGDVSHVLPTLRTLQKTWPDCRITWVIGKTEHALVGDIPEVEFIVFDKSKGVKAYLQLAKDLKRREFDILLHMQVALRASLASLLIKAPIRLGFDKFRARNGQALFTNHQIAAVEKQHVLDSFLEFPKALGIEEAVLEWNIPIPEQAEQKAADLLPADKKILAINPCTSNRARNWRNWSVENYASIIGHVFEKYGMITVLTGGPSKMEVDYAERIERASRHKPINLVGKTSVKELLAVLKRSDLMISPDTGPAHMANAVGTPVVGLYATSNPYRTGPYNSLDITINKYPEALDKESGKSVEDVRWGKRVRNPEAMELISNKDVISNLNNIVFKNQTDENIS, from the coding sequence ATGACAATTTCCCTACCCTCTCCACCTGAAAGCATCTGCATTCTCAGGCTGTCGGCGCTCGGCGATGTCAGCCATGTCCTGCCGACCTTGAGGACCCTGCAGAAGACCTGGCCGGACTGTCGAATCACCTGGGTGATCGGTAAAACCGAACATGCACTGGTCGGTGACATCCCGGAAGTGGAGTTCATTGTCTTTGACAAAAGTAAAGGGGTCAAGGCTTATCTGCAACTCGCCAAGGATTTAAAAAGGCGCGAGTTTGACATTCTTCTGCACATGCAGGTCGCTCTGCGCGCCAGCCTGGCCAGCCTGCTGATCAAGGCACCGATCCGTCTCGGCTTCGACAAGTTCCGGGCCCGCAACGGCCAGGCCCTCTTCACCAATCACCAGATCGCAGCGGTTGAAAAGCAGCACGTTCTCGACAGCTTCCTCGAATTCCCGAAAGCGCTCGGCATTGAAGAGGCTGTCCTGGAATGGAATATTCCGATCCCGGAGCAGGCAGAACAAAAGGCAGCCGACCTGCTTCCGGCCGACAAGAAGATACTTGCCATCAACCCCTGCACCAGCAACCGCGCCCGCAACTGGCGCAACTGGAGCGTCGAGAATTACGCCTCGATCATCGGGCATGTCTTTGAGAAATACGGGATGATCACTGTGCTGACCGGCGGGCCTTCTAAAATGGAGGTTGATTACGCCGAAAGGATTGAAAGAGCGTCACGGCACAAGCCGATCAACCTGGTCGGAAAAACATCGGTCAAGGAACTACTGGCCGTGCTCAAACGGTCAGACCTGATGATCTCACCCGATACCGGCCCGGCCCACATGGCCAACGCTGTCGGCACCCCGGTTGTCGGCCTGTATGCGACCTCAAATCCTTATCGGACCGGGCCCTATAATTCGCTAGATATTACAATCAATAAGTATCCGGAAGCGCTAGATAAAGAGTCTGGCAAGTCGGTGGAAGATGTGCGTTGGGGGAAGCGGGTACGAAACCCGGAAGCGATGGAATTAATATCAAATAAGGATGTTATTTCAAATCTGAATAATATAGTTTTTAAAAATCAAACCGACGAAAATATTTCATAA